In Pectobacterium aroidearum, the following are encoded in one genomic region:
- the thiM gene encoding hydroxyethylthiazole kinase, whose product MNTRPADFSAAQAATSLTQFRSASPLVHCLTNDVVQSFTANVLLALNASPAMVVDPEEAAQFSAVADALLINVGTLERSRAEAMRAAVNSAHQAGTPWVLDPVAVGGLTFRSEFCRELLAWKPAAIRGNASEIMALAGLAAQGRGVDSADDSLAALPAARELARQVGTIVAVTGAVDYVTDGERDIAIAGGDSMMTRVVGTGCALSAVVAGFCSLEGDRISHVAAACYVMALAGQQAASVSQGTGSFIPNFLDRLYTLRAEDLA is encoded by the coding sequence ATGAACACGCGACCCGCCGACTTTTCTGCCGCTCAGGCAGCAACCTCACTCACTCAATTCCGTTCTGCTTCGCCGCTGGTGCACTGTTTGACCAACGATGTGGTGCAATCTTTTACTGCTAATGTGCTGCTGGCGCTGAATGCGTCGCCTGCGATGGTGGTCGATCCCGAAGAAGCTGCACAGTTCAGCGCGGTAGCGGATGCGCTGCTGATTAACGTCGGAACGCTGGAGCGCTCGCGTGCCGAGGCGATGCGGGCGGCAGTCAACAGCGCGCATCAAGCGGGGACGCCGTGGGTGCTCGATCCGGTTGCGGTCGGTGGTTTAACTTTTCGGAGTGAGTTTTGTCGAGAACTGCTGGCGTGGAAACCCGCGGCGATTCGCGGCAATGCCTCTGAAATCATGGCGTTGGCTGGTCTAGCCGCACAGGGGCGGGGCGTGGATAGCGCCGATGATTCGCTGGCGGCGCTCCCTGCTGCACGCGAGCTGGCGCGACAAGTGGGGACGATTGTTGCGGTGACCGGTGCGGTGGATTATGTCACGGACGGCGAGCGAGATATCGCGATAGCCGGTGGCGATAGCATGATGACACGCGTGGTTGGTACGGGTTGCGCGCTGTCGGCGGTCGTTGCGGGATTCTGTTCTCTGGAGGGGGACCGCATATCCCACGTGGCGGCAGCGTGCTATGTCATGGCGCTAGCTGGGCAGCAGGCCGCTTCGGTGTCGCAAGGTACGGGTAGCTTTATCCCCAACTTTCTCGATCGGCTTTATACCCTGCGCGCGGAGGATCTGGCATGA
- the thiD gene encoding bifunctional hydroxymethylpyrimidine kinase/phosphomethylpyrimidine kinase, which translates to MKRINALTIAGTDPSGGAGIQADLKAFSALGAYGTSVITALVAQNTRGVQSVYRIEPDFVAAQLDSVLSDVRIDSAKIGMLAQTDIVETVAERLRHYAVPFIVLDTVMLAKSGDPLLAPEAVESIRRELLPLVSLITPNLPEAAALLKTSPAANEREMREQGEALLAMGCQAVLMKGGHLSEAESPDWLFSRQAEPQRFSSPRVNTRHTHGTGCTLSAALAALRPRHDSWGETVKAAKDYLQQALQQADTLEVGHGIGPVHHFHRWW; encoded by the coding sequence ATGAAACGTATCAATGCGTTGACGATTGCGGGCACCGATCCGAGCGGTGGCGCGGGGATTCAGGCGGATTTAAAAGCCTTTTCTGCACTGGGCGCTTACGGCACGTCGGTTATTACCGCGCTGGTGGCGCAAAATACGCGCGGCGTGCAGTCTGTCTACCGAATTGAGCCGGATTTTGTCGCAGCGCAGCTGGATTCCGTGTTGAGCGATGTCCGTATCGACAGCGCCAAGATTGGGATGCTGGCACAGACCGATATTGTCGAAACCGTTGCCGAACGCCTGCGTCACTACGCGGTGCCTTTCATTGTGCTGGACACCGTAATGCTGGCGAAAAGCGGCGATCCGCTACTCGCACCCGAGGCGGTGGAGTCAATCCGCCGTGAGCTGCTGCCGCTGGTTTCCCTGATTACACCCAACTTGCCCGAGGCCGCGGCGCTGTTGAAGACATCACCTGCCGCCAACGAGCGGGAAATGCGCGAGCAAGGGGAAGCGCTGCTGGCGATGGGCTGTCAGGCCGTGCTGATGAAAGGCGGCCATCTGAGTGAAGCGGAAAGCCCGGACTGGCTGTTCAGTCGACAGGCTGAACCGCAGCGCTTTAGTTCCCCGCGTGTGAATACCCGTCATACGCACGGCACCGGCTGCACGTTATCTGCCGCACTGGCGGCGCTGCGACCGCGCCACGATAGTTGGGGAGAGACGGTCAAGGCCGCGAAGGATTATTTACAGCAGGCGTTACAGCAGGCCGACACGCTGGAGGTCGGACATGGCATCGGCCCCGTTCATCACTTCCACCGCTGGTGGTAA
- the psiE gene encoding phosphate-starvation-inducible protein PsiE: MAGSARSAMAAKALQTILNIGLLVLATILVIFLVKETFHLAKVLLISNEKDSSYQLIEGIVIYFLYFEFIALIVKYFQSGYHFPLRYFIYIGITAIIRLIIVDHKSPSDTLMYSAAILLLVVTLYLANSNRLKRE, translated from the coding sequence ATGGCAGGTTCTGCTCGCAGTGCGATGGCTGCCAAAGCACTTCAGACGATACTCAATATCGGCCTGCTGGTGCTGGCGACTATTCTGGTGATTTTTTTAGTCAAGGAAACGTTCCATCTGGCGAAGGTGCTGTTGATCTCCAACGAGAAAGATTCCTCCTATCAGCTGATAGAAGGGATTGTGATCTATTTCCTGTATTTTGAGTTTATTGCGCTGATCGTGAAGTATTTCCAGTCCGGCTATCACTTCCCGCTGCGCTATTTTATCTACATCGGCATTACGGCCATCATTCGCCTGATTATTGTCGATCACAAAAGCCCGTCGGATACGCTGATGTATTCCGCGGCGATCCTGCTGCTGGTCGTCACGCTGTATCTGGCAAACAGTAATCGCCTGAAACGGGAATAG
- the yegS gene encoding lipid kinase YegS, translated as MEKNPITLLILNGKSAGNEELREAIGELRKDGYTLHVRVTWEYGDAKRYVEEAIQLSADNVIAAGGDGTVNEVAAALAVQPEAVRPCLGIIPLGTANDFATSCQIPMEMHNALTLAIKGRATDIDIAKVNDEHYFINMATGGFATRITTETPAKMKAALGSASYVLHALFRMDMLQAERCEIHGPDFHWAGDTLVIAVGNGRQAGGGQELCPEALINDGLLELSVLSAKELLPNMLQAWFTGSENQNMISATLPWLEITAPDDMTFNLDGEPLTAKRFRIEVLPAAIRCRLPPQCPLLE; from the coding sequence ATGGAAAAAAATCCAATCACACTGCTGATTCTGAATGGGAAGAGCGCGGGCAATGAAGAACTCCGTGAAGCCATTGGTGAGTTACGCAAGGACGGCTATACCCTGCATGTCCGCGTGACGTGGGAATATGGCGATGCGAAGCGCTATGTAGAAGAAGCAATCCAGCTCAGCGCGGATAACGTGATCGCCGCTGGCGGCGACGGCACCGTTAATGAAGTCGCCGCAGCCTTAGCGGTGCAACCGGAAGCGGTGCGCCCGTGTCTGGGAATTATACCGCTGGGGACGGCCAACGATTTCGCCACCAGCTGTCAGATACCGATGGAGATGCACAACGCCTTAACGTTGGCGATCAAAGGCCGTGCCACTGACATTGATATCGCCAAAGTGAACGACGAGCACTATTTCATCAACATGGCGACGGGTGGCTTCGCCACGCGTATTACCACCGAGACACCAGCCAAAATGAAGGCGGCGTTGGGGAGTGCTTCTTACGTGCTGCACGCGCTCTTTCGCATGGACATGCTGCAAGCCGAGCGCTGTGAGATTCACGGGCCAGATTTTCACTGGGCGGGTGATACGCTGGTCATCGCGGTGGGGAACGGTCGTCAGGCTGGCGGCGGGCAGGAACTTTGCCCAGAAGCGCTGATTAACGATGGGCTGCTGGAACTGAGCGTACTGTCGGCAAAAGAGCTGCTGCCCAATATGCTTCAGGCCTGGTTTACCGGCAGCGAAAACCAGAACATGATTTCCGCTACCTTGCCCTGGCTGGAGATTACCGCACCGGACGATATGACATTTAATCTGGACGGCGAGCCGCTCACCGCCAAACGCTTCCGTATCGAAGTGCTTCCTGCGGCGATTCGTTGCCGGCTGCCGCCCCAGTGCCCGCTACTGGAATAG
- the yegQ gene encoding tRNA 5-hydroxyuridine modification protein YegQ, with amino-acid sequence MFKPELLSPAGTLKNMRYAFAYGADAIYAGQPRYSLRVRNNEFNHQTLAQAINEAHELGKKFYVVVNIAPHNAKLKTFLRDLQPVIEMGPDALIMSDPGLIMLVRENFPQMDIHLSVQANAVNWATVKFWQQMGLTRVILSRELSLEEIAEIRQNVPDMELEIFVHGALCMAYSGRCLLSGYINKRDPNQGTCTNACRWEYKVQEGKEDEVGNIVHQHEPIAVKNVEPALGIGEPTDKVFMLEENMRPGEYMSAFEDEHGTYIMNSRDLRAIQHVERLTQMQVHSLKIEGRTKSFYYCARTAQVYRRAIDDAVAGKPFDPTLLETLEGLAHRGYTEGFLRRHVHEDYQNYDYGYSVSDRQQFVGEFTGVRRDGLAEVEVKNKFSCGDSVEMMTPNGNIQFTIESMQNAKGQPADVAPGNGHIVYLPVPDDVSLDYALLLRNLPGTTTRNPNAE; translated from the coding sequence ATGTTTAAACCGGAACTGCTTTCTCCGGCCGGTACGCTAAAAAATATGCGCTACGCCTTTGCCTATGGCGCGGACGCGATTTATGCCGGTCAACCCCGCTACAGCCTGCGCGTGCGCAATAACGAATTCAACCATCAGACGCTGGCGCAAGCCATTAACGAAGCGCATGAACTGGGCAAGAAATTCTACGTCGTCGTTAACATCGCGCCGCACAATGCCAAACTGAAAACCTTCCTGCGTGACCTGCAACCCGTCATCGAAATGGGGCCGGATGCGCTGATCATGTCCGATCCGGGTTTGATTATGCTGGTACGGGAAAACTTCCCACAGATGGATATTCACCTTTCCGTTCAGGCTAACGCGGTCAACTGGGCGACGGTGAAATTTTGGCAGCAGATGGGGCTGACGCGCGTCATTCTGTCCCGCGAGCTGTCGCTGGAAGAGATTGCAGAAATCCGCCAGAACGTCCCGGACATGGAACTGGAAATTTTCGTTCACGGCGCACTGTGCATGGCCTACTCTGGCCGCTGCCTGCTGTCCGGTTACATCAACAAACGCGATCCGAACCAGGGCACCTGCACTAACGCCTGCCGCTGGGAATATAAGGTTCAGGAAGGCAAAGAGGACGAGGTCGGGAATATCGTCCATCAGCACGAGCCTATCGCGGTGAAAAACGTTGAGCCCGCGCTGGGCATCGGCGAGCCGACCGACAAAGTCTTTATGCTGGAAGAAAACATGCGTCCCGGCGAGTACATGAGCGCCTTTGAAGACGAGCATGGCACCTACATCATGAACTCCCGCGATCTGCGTGCGATCCAGCACGTTGAACGCCTGACGCAAATGCAGGTGCATTCGCTGAAAATCGAAGGCCGCACCAAGTCATTCTATTACTGTGCCCGTACCGCACAGGTTTATCGCCGCGCCATCGACGATGCTGTCGCGGGTAAACCGTTCGACCCGACGCTGCTGGAAACGCTGGAAGGCTTAGCGCACCGTGGCTACACCGAAGGCTTCCTGCGTCGCCACGTGCATGAGGATTACCAGAACTACGACTACGGCTATTCCGTTTCCGATCGTCAGCAGTTTGTCGGTGAATTCACCGGCGTACGCCGCGATGGGCTGGCAGAAGTCGAGGTGAAGAACAAATTTTCCTGCGGCGACAGCGTGGAGATGATGACGCCAAACGGCAATATTCAATTCACCATCGAATCGATGCAGAATGCCAAAGGTCAGCCAGCCGATGTAGCACCGGGTAACGGCCATATTGTCTATCTGCCCGTGCCGGACGATGTGTCGCTGGATTATGCGCTACTGCTGCGCAATTTGCCGGGCACCACCACGCGAAATCCTAACGCCGAATAA
- a CDS encoding glutathione S-transferase family protein, which yields MSGLVNGKWVNGDVAAEEIKNGAFHREETKFRQTELVPEAGRYQLFVSYLCPWASRTLIFRKLKGLENIISLSVANPRIADNGWEFATPQDAGEHVGEIHYLHQLYTASVPDYTGKVSVPVLWDRVEGRIVNNESADIIRMLNSEFNDLTGNHLDFYPSDLRAEIDSWNETVYHNVNNGVYKTGFAKTQEHYNDAVTTLFTTLDELDDHLGNHRYMLGDTLTEADWRLFVTLVRFDVAYHGAFKCNLKRIADYPNLSNYLRELYQWPGVAETVNIDHIKAGYYGIAWLNPTQIVPVGPLVDLSQSHNRETVGKSRIATR from the coding sequence ATGTCAGGTTTAGTGAACGGCAAATGGGTTAACGGCGATGTCGCGGCGGAAGAGATCAAAAACGGTGCGTTCCACCGTGAAGAAACCAAATTTCGGCAAACCGAGCTGGTGCCAGAAGCGGGTCGTTACCAGCTTTTTGTCTCCTATCTCTGCCCGTGGGCGTCGCGCACGCTGATTTTCCGCAAGCTGAAAGGGCTGGAGAACATCATCTCGCTTTCCGTTGCCAACCCACGCATCGCCGATAACGGCTGGGAGTTTGCCACCCCACAGGATGCTGGCGAGCACGTGGGCGAGATTCACTACCTGCACCAGTTGTACACCGCCAGCGTGCCCGACTATACCGGAAAGGTGTCGGTGCCTGTGTTGTGGGATCGTGTGGAAGGCCGCATCGTGAACAACGAATCGGCGGATATCATCCGCATGCTGAACAGCGAATTTAACGACCTGACTGGCAACCACCTCGATTTCTACCCGTCAGATCTGCGCGCTGAGATCGACAGCTGGAACGAAACCGTGTACCACAACGTCAACAACGGCGTGTATAAAACCGGATTCGCCAAAACACAGGAACACTATAACGACGCCGTCACCACGCTATTCACTACGCTGGACGAGCTGGACGATCATCTGGGCAATCATCGCTATATGCTCGGCGACACGCTGACCGAGGCCGACTGGCGTCTGTTCGTGACGCTGGTGCGTTTTGACGTGGCCTACCACGGCGCGTTCAAATGTAACCTGAAGCGCATTGCCGACTACCCAAATCTGTCGAACTACCTGCGCGAACTGTATCAGTGGCCGGGCGTCGCGGAGACGGTCAATATCGACCACATCAAAGCGGGCTATTACGGTATTGCCTGGCTGAACCCGACGCAGATTGTACCGGTTGGTCCATTGGTCGATTTGTCTCAGTCCCATAACCGTGAAACGGTTGGAAAATCCCGTATCGCCACGCGTTAA
- a CDS encoding GNAT family N-acetyltransferase, protein MTALFSETTKIETPRLLLRPLYRDDAPALFVFMSDPVVMRFWNHPPWRQIEQAHDAIDEYWSALCAGHYMKLGLEVKESCELIGTCVLFNLEVDSKRAEIGYCLAASAQGKGYMAEALSALRDFAFETVGLSRLEAEIDPRNVASARSLERLGFTQEGLLKQRWIVDGEVSDSALYGLLAAKR, encoded by the coding sequence ATGACTGCGCTATTTTCCGAAACCACCAAAATCGAAACACCTCGCCTGCTGCTGCGTCCGCTCTACCGCGATGATGCACCTGCGCTGTTTGTCTTTATGTCCGATCCGGTCGTGATGCGTTTTTGGAACCATCCGCCCTGGCGGCAGATCGAACAGGCACATGACGCGATTGACGAATACTGGAGCGCGCTATGCGCCGGGCACTATATGAAGCTGGGTCTGGAGGTGAAGGAGAGCTGCGAGCTAATCGGCACCTGCGTGCTGTTCAACCTTGAGGTTGACTCTAAGCGCGCCGAGATCGGCTACTGTCTGGCGGCGAGTGCGCAAGGGAAAGGCTATATGGCGGAAGCGCTCTCTGCCCTGCGGGATTTTGCCTTTGAAACGGTGGGGCTAAGCCGACTGGAAGCCGAAATCGATCCCCGCAATGTGGCGTCAGCCCGATCGCTGGAACGGCTGGGTTTCACACAGGAAGGGCTGTTAAAGCAGCGTTGGATCGTAGACGGCGAGGTGTCCGACTCCGCGCTATACGGCCTGCTGGCGGCCAAGCGTTAG
- a CDS encoding Vat family streptogramin A O-acetyltransferase: METLLNGPDPDNRYPMAGFPQVCFIKNIVTNPNIDIGDYTYYDDPDGAENFEQNVLYHYPFIGDKLVIGKFCAIARGAKFIMNGANHRLSGLSTYPFQIFGNGWEKVTPKPEDLPYKGDTHIGNDVWIGYDALIMPGIRIGNGAIIASRAVVTADVPAYTIVGGNPAKILKARFAPDVINALETLSWWDWPIEKITRHLDIIAAGDIAALQACHQSA; the protein is encoded by the coding sequence ATGGAGACCCTATTGAACGGACCCGATCCTGATAACCGCTATCCTATGGCCGGTTTCCCCCAAGTGTGCTTCATTAAGAATATTGTCACCAACCCGAATATTGATATTGGCGACTACACCTATTACGACGATCCCGATGGCGCGGAAAACTTCGAGCAAAACGTGCTCTACCACTATCCGTTTATCGGCGATAAATTAGTCATCGGTAAGTTCTGCGCCATCGCACGCGGTGCAAAATTTATCATGAACGGCGCCAATCATCGGCTTTCTGGGCTGTCGACTTACCCGTTTCAGATTTTCGGCAACGGCTGGGAAAAAGTGACGCCCAAGCCAGAGGATCTGCCTTATAAAGGCGACACGCATATCGGCAACGATGTCTGGATTGGCTATGACGCGCTGATCATGCCCGGTATCCGCATCGGGAATGGCGCTATCATTGCGTCGCGCGCCGTGGTCACCGCCGATGTGCCAGCTTATACGATCGTCGGCGGCAATCCGGCAAAAATCCTCAAAGCTCGTTTTGCGCCAGACGTCATCAATGCACTGGAAACGCTAAGCTGGTGGGACTGGCCGATAGAAAAAATTACACGTCATCTGGATATCATCGCTGCGGGTGATATTGCGGCGCTGCAAGCCTGCCATCAGTCAGCGTAA
- the baeR gene encoding two-component system response regulator BaeR, with amino-acid sequence MTTAPDFAMASPILIVEDEPKLGQLLVDYLQAADYATHWLPNGNDVVDWVRQHSPSLILLDLMLPGCDGLTLCRTIRQFSNVPIIMVTARSEEIDRLLGLEIGADDYICKPFSPREVVVRVRTLLRRCGWQNDGVKAIEKTETALVIDKGGFQASYLGQNLDLTPAEFRLLKTLSTEPGKVFSREALLDKLYDDYRVVTDRTIDSHIKNLRRKLEQLDEETSFIRTVYGIGYRWEAAPCNEV; translated from the coding sequence ATGACAACCGCACCCGATTTCGCTATGGCGTCACCCATTCTGATCGTCGAAGATGAACCCAAATTGGGGCAACTGTTGGTGGATTATCTTCAGGCAGCGGACTATGCCACGCACTGGCTGCCCAACGGCAACGATGTCGTCGACTGGGTGCGGCAGCATTCCCCTTCACTCATTTTACTGGATTTAATGCTACCGGGCTGTGACGGCCTGACGCTTTGCCGCACGATCCGTCAGTTTTCCAACGTGCCTATTATCATGGTCACCGCCCGCAGCGAAGAGATCGATCGCCTGCTGGGGCTGGAAATTGGCGCTGATGACTACATTTGTAAACCCTTTAGCCCGCGCGAAGTGGTCGTGCGCGTCAGAACGCTGCTGCGCCGCTGTGGCTGGCAGAACGACGGCGTGAAAGCCATCGAGAAAACCGAAACGGCGCTAGTGATTGATAAAGGCGGCTTTCAGGCCAGCTATCTGGGGCAGAACCTCGATCTTACACCAGCAGAGTTTCGTCTGCTCAAGACGCTTTCCACCGAACCGGGCAAAGTGTTTTCCCGCGAGGCGCTGCTGGATAAGCTCTACGATGACTATCGCGTTGTGACCGACCGCACCATCGATAGCCACATCAAAAACCTGCGTCGTAAGCTGGAACAGCTGGACGAAGAGACCTCATTCATTCGCACGGTATACGGCATCGGCTATCGCTGGGAAGCCGCGCCCTGTAATGAGGTATAA
- the baeS gene encoding two-component system sensor histidine kinase BaeS has protein sequence MKFGITAKLFLAIFATCMLVLITMHWGVRVSFERGFIDYIKRGNEQRVTQLRDALAEQYQLHGDWSFLRNNERLVFKMLHSMDQNSDTDNSMQGWRVRLWVLDANKRKLFGSPAPIPKEGTSQPIQVQNQTVGWIVASPVERLTRNADISFDQQQQRTSWLIVALSTLLAVIATWLTARGLLAPVKRLVSGMHSLASGDFSTRVTASSHDELGRLAQDFNQLASTLEKNEQSRRAFMADVSHELRTPLAVLRGELEALQDGVRKPDAHSLHSLQSEVTTLTKLVDDLHQLTLSDRGALAYRKTSVDIVQILQIAIAAFHKRFQKKQITLTTELPTQADVFGDPDRLSQLFNNLLENSLRYTDEQGQLAITLVQQHKRWAIIWQDSTPGVTDEQLMLIFERFYRAESSRNRASGGSGLGLAICNNIVEAHSGRLYAEHSPLGGVMITIELPLHNPD, from the coding sequence ATGAAATTCGGAATCACCGCCAAGCTGTTCCTCGCGATTTTCGCCACCTGTATGCTGGTGCTGATTACCATGCACTGGGGCGTGCGCGTCAGCTTCGAGCGCGGCTTTATCGATTACATTAAGCGTGGCAACGAACAGCGGGTCACGCAGCTACGCGACGCACTCGCAGAGCAATATCAGTTGCACGGCGACTGGTCATTCCTACGCAACAATGAACGTCTGGTGTTCAAAATGCTGCACTCGATGGATCAAAACAGCGACACTGACAACAGCATGCAGGGATGGCGGGTGCGTCTTTGGGTTCTGGATGCAAACAAACGCAAGCTGTTCGGTTCCCCCGCACCGATACCGAAAGAAGGTACCTCGCAGCCCATTCAGGTACAAAACCAGACGGTCGGCTGGATTGTGGCTTCACCCGTTGAGCGCCTGACCCGCAACGCCGACATCAGCTTTGATCAACAACAGCAGCGCACCAGTTGGCTGATTGTCGCGCTCTCGACGCTGCTTGCTGTCATCGCTACCTGGCTGACCGCCCGTGGTCTGCTCGCGCCCGTCAAACGGCTGGTCAGCGGCATGCACAGCTTGGCGTCAGGTGATTTCAGCACCCGAGTGACGGCCAGTTCGCACGATGAACTCGGCAGGCTGGCGCAGGATTTCAACCAGCTTGCCAGCACGCTGGAAAAAAACGAGCAGTCTCGCCGCGCGTTTATGGCCGACGTCTCTCACGAATTGCGCACGCCGCTGGCAGTGCTGCGTGGCGAACTGGAAGCTTTGCAGGACGGCGTACGTAAGCCCGATGCGCATTCTCTACATTCGCTCCAGTCTGAGGTGACAACGCTCACCAAACTGGTGGACGATCTGCATCAGCTAACTCTGTCCGATCGCGGTGCACTGGCCTACCGCAAAACGTCTGTGGACATCGTGCAAATTCTGCAGATTGCTATCGCCGCGTTTCATAAACGTTTCCAGAAAAAGCAGATTACGCTCACCACCGAATTACCGACTCAGGCTGATGTGTTTGGCGACCCGGATCGCTTAAGCCAGCTATTTAACAACCTGCTGGAAAATAGCCTGCGCTACACCGATGAACAAGGGCAGTTGGCTATTACGCTGGTTCAGCAACATAAACGCTGGGCTATTATCTGGCAGGACAGCACCCCCGGCGTGACCGACGAGCAGCTCATGCTGATTTTTGAACGTTTTTACCGGGCTGAAAGTTCGCGCAACCGCGCCAGCGGCGGCTCCGGGCTGGGGCTGGCTATCTGCAATAATATCGTTGAGGCGCATAGCGGACGGCTGTATGCTGAACATTCGCCATTAGGGGGCGTGATGATTACCATTGAGCTACCCTTGCATAATCCTGACTGA